In Phreatobacter stygius, a genomic segment contains:
- a CDS encoding S24 family peptidase — translation MFSHADIWAAIDKLAESHGLSPSGLAKRAGLDATTFNRSKRVMNDGRERWPSTESIAKVLNATNTVFGDFVSLVGRSTMRTRVLPILGLAQAGAGGFFDANGFPAGQGWDEVSFPEIGEEVVFALEIQGDSMLPAYRDGDRIVVSPSAAVRRGDRVVVQTRDGEIMAKELKRQTNKTIELASLNTDHPDRVFAVADIAWMARIMWVSQ, via the coding sequence ATGTTCTCGCATGCCGATATCTGGGCTGCGATCGACAAACTTGCCGAGAGCCATGGTCTCAGCCCATCGGGCCTGGCCAAGCGTGCCGGTCTCGACGCGACCACCTTCAACAGGTCGAAACGGGTGATGAACGACGGCCGCGAGCGCTGGCCATCGACCGAATCGATCGCCAAGGTGCTGAATGCGACCAATACCGTTTTCGGCGACTTCGTCAGTCTTGTCGGCCGCTCGACGATGCGCACCAGGGTGCTGCCGATCCTCGGCCTTGCCCAGGCCGGCGCCGGCGGCTTTTTCGACGCCAACGGCTTTCCCGCCGGCCAGGGCTGGGACGAGGTCAGCTTTCCCGAGATCGGCGAAGAGGTGGTCTTTGCCCTGGAAATCCAGGGCGATTCGATGTTGCCGGCCTATCGCGACGGCGACCGCATCGTGGTCTCGCCCTCGGCGGCCGTCCGGCGCGGCGACCGGGTCGTGGTGCAGACCCGCGACGGCGAGATCATGGCCAAGGAACTGAAGCGCCAGACCAACAAGACGATCGAGCTCGCGTCGCTGAACACCGACCACCCCGACCGCGTTTTCGCGGTCGCCGATATCGCCTGGATGGCCCGCATCATGTGGGTCAGCCAGTAG
- a CDS encoding enoyl-CoA hydratase-related protein has product MTEAAKPSVIVEDLAPHVALVRIDRPEARNALNAETRAALVEAFQRLGADPDVRVVVLTGTGKAFVAGADIKDMASRTPPDMMARRTHLQWQVIAQFPKPLIAAVNGFALGGGCELAMHADIIIAAESARFGQPEIKIGIMPGAGGTQRLIRAVGKFKAMKLMLTGAVIDAHEADRIGLVTEVVPDAELMERAKALAVEIAGLPPVALAEIKDVALTGEDLPLAAALALERKAFQLLFSTEDQKEGMGAFLDKRSPDFKGR; this is encoded by the coding sequence ATGACCGAGGCCGCCAAGCCGAGCGTGATCGTCGAGGATCTGGCGCCGCATGTGGCGCTGGTCAGGATCGATCGTCCCGAGGCGCGCAATGCGCTGAACGCCGAGACGCGCGCGGCACTGGTCGAGGCCTTTCAAAGGCTCGGCGCCGACCCGGATGTGCGTGTCGTGGTCCTGACCGGCACCGGCAAGGCCTTCGTCGCGGGCGCCGACATCAAGGACATGGCGAGCCGCACGCCACCCGACATGATGGCGCGCCGGACCCATTTGCAGTGGCAGGTGATCGCCCAGTTTCCCAAGCCCCTGATCGCGGCGGTCAACGGCTTTGCCCTTGGCGGCGGCTGCGAGCTCGCCATGCATGCCGACATCATCATTGCGGCCGAGAGCGCGAGGTTCGGCCAGCCGGAGATCAAGATCGGCATCATGCCCGGTGCCGGCGGCACCCAGCGGCTGATCCGCGCGGTCGGCAAGTTCAAGGCGATGAAACTCATGCTGACCGGCGCGGTGATCGACGCGCATGAGGCCGATCGCATCGGGCTGGTCACCGAGGTCGTGCCGGATGCCGAGCTGATGGAGCGCGCCAAGGCGCTGGCCGTCGAGATCGCCGGCCTGCCGCCGGTGGCGCTGGCCGAGATCAAGGACGTGGCACTGACCGGCGAAGACCTGCCGCTGGCCGCCGCCCTGGCGCTGGAGCGCAAGGCCTTCCAGTTGCTGTTCTCGACCGAGGACCAGAAGGAGGGCATGGGCGCCTTCCTCGACAAGCGTTCGCCTGACTTCAAGGGACGTTGA
- a CDS encoding MFS transporter → MTAQAVQAPFFGWRVVGGAFVLAVFGWGLGFYGPPVFLHAVREARGWPLTLVSVAVTTHFLVGAVVVANLPALYRRFGVPSVTKAGALALGLGVFGWAVAAEPWQLMAATVLSGGGWVAMGAAAVNAIVSPWFVRSRPAALSMAYNGASIGGVLFSPLWVMAISSLGFPTAAALIGLVTVVVMWVLADVVFRHTPESLGVEPDGDTAGARPASAVAAQARPLPGSALWRDLGFITLAAGMALGLFAQIGLIAHLFSLLVPALGAQYAGLAMGFATICAIAGRTLVGWLMPADADRRLVGCLAYAVQIVGSVVFILAAGENVALLLLGVALFGSGIGNATSLPPLIAQVEFTREDVPRVVALIVAIAQASYAFAPAAFGLIRDLTQTTPGAAPLFFAAAAVVQGLAIATFLIGRRRQPM, encoded by the coding sequence ATGACCGCTCAGGCCGTTCAGGCTCCATTTTTCGGTTGGCGCGTGGTCGGCGGCGCCTTCGTCCTGGCGGTCTTCGGCTGGGGTCTCGGCTTCTATGGGCCGCCGGTCTTCCTGCATGCCGTGCGCGAGGCCCGCGGCTGGCCGCTGACCCTGGTCTCGGTCGCCGTCACCACCCATTTCCTGGTTGGCGCGGTGGTGGTCGCCAACCTGCCGGCGCTCTATCGGCGCTTTGGCGTGCCGTCGGTGACCAAGGCCGGCGCACTCGCCCTGGGACTTGGCGTCTTCGGCTGGGCGGTCGCGGCCGAGCCTTGGCAGTTGATGGCCGCGACCGTGCTGAGCGGCGGCGGCTGGGTGGCGATGGGCGCTGCCGCCGTCAACGCCATCGTCTCGCCCTGGTTCGTGCGCTCGCGGCCGGCCGCGCTGTCCATGGCCTATAACGGCGCGAGCATTGGCGGCGTGCTGTTTTCGCCGCTCTGGGTCATGGCCATTTCCAGCCTCGGCTTTCCGACCGCCGCCGCGTTGATCGGCCTGGTCACGGTGGTGGTCATGTGGGTTCTGGCCGATGTGGTGTTCCGTCATACGCCCGAGAGCCTGGGGGTCGAACCGGACGGCGACACCGCCGGCGCAAGGCCTGCCTCGGCCGTCGCGGCGCAAGCCCGGCCGCTGCCCGGCTCGGCGCTCTGGCGCGACCTCGGCTTCATCACGCTGGCGGCCGGCATGGCGCTCGGCCTGTTCGCCCAGATTGGCCTGATCGCCCATCTGTTCTCGCTGCTGGTGCCGGCGCTCGGCGCCCAATATGCCGGCCTTGCCATGGGTTTTGCCACCATTTGCGCCATTGCCGGCCGCACGCTGGTCGGCTGGCTGATGCCCGCCGATGCCGACCGCCGGCTGGTCGGCTGCCTCGCCTATGCCGTGCAGATCGTCGGTTCCGTCGTGTTCATCCTGGCGGCGGGTGAGAATGTCGCCCTGCTGCTCCTCGGCGTTGCCCTGTTCGGCTCCGGCATCGGCAATGCCACCTCGCTGCCGCCGCTCATCGCCCAGGTCGAGTTCACCCGCGAGGACGTGCCACGGGTGGTCGCGCTGATCGTCGCCATCGCCCAGGCGAGCTATGCCTTCGCGCCGGCGGCCTTCGGCCTGATCCGCGACCTGACCCAGACGACGCCGGGTGCCGCGCCGCTGTTCTTCGCAGCGGCCGCCGTCGTGCAGGGGCTGGCGATCGCAACCTTCTTGATCGGCCGCAGGCGTCAGCCCATGTGA
- a CDS encoding lysine--tRNA ligase gives MPAAALTLTPALLEAAKVSTAWPFEEAKKLVARLARTPKVGPVVFETGYGPSGLPHIGTFGEVARTTMVRTAFRVLTEDKVPTRLIAFSDDLDGLRKVPDNVPNKELLTQHLGRSLTAVPDPFGTHASFGEHNNARLMGFLDQFGFDYEFVSSTQMYRSGAFDQTLLVALERFDAIQAIMLPTLGEERRATYSPFLPIHPESGVVMQVPIEERHVGKGTIVWRDPVSGTRYETPVTGGHAKLQWKPDWAMRWTALGIDYEMAGKDLIDSVTQSSKICRALGGTPPEGFNYELFLDENGQKISKSKGNGLTIEDWLAYASPESLSLFMYQQPKSAKRLFFDVIPRNADDYLTFVEKYPAQDDKTRLLNPAWHIHSGNPPRVDVPISFSMLMNLVSVSNAHEPQVLWGFIRRYAPDASPEKNPKLDELAGYAVRYFHDFVKPTKVYKEADAVERGALQALSAALAALPVDVSPEDVQATAYDVGRAIPRYQDLKAKGATPEKPGVSSEWFATIYKVLLGQERGPRFGSFAVLYGITETRALIAKALAGEFVKG, from the coding sequence ATGCCCGCCGCCGCGCTGACGCTCACGCCCGCCTTGTTGGAGGCCGCCAAGGTCTCGACCGCCTGGCCGTTCGAGGAAGCGAAAAAGCTGGTCGCCCGGCTCGCCAGGACGCCGAAGGTCGGCCCGGTGGTGTTCGAGACCGGTTACGGCCCCTCGGGCCTGCCGCATATCGGCACCTTCGGCGAAGTGGCGCGCACGACCATGGTGCGCACGGCTTTCCGCGTCCTGACCGAAGACAAGGTCCCGACCCGGCTGATCGCCTTTTCCGACGATCTCGACGGCCTGCGCAAGGTGCCGGACAATGTGCCGAACAAGGAGCTCCTGACCCAGCATCTCGGCCGGTCGCTGACCGCGGTGCCCGATCCCTTCGGCACCCATGCCTCGTTCGGCGAGCACAACAATGCCCGCCTGATGGGCTTCCTCGACCAGTTCGGCTTCGATTACGAATTCGTCTCGTCGACGCAGATGTACCGCTCCGGCGCTTTCGACCAGACCTTGCTGGTCGCGCTCGAGCGCTTCGACGCGATCCAGGCGATCATGCTGCCGACGCTCGGCGAGGAGCGCCGCGCCACCTATTCGCCGTTCCTGCCGATCCATCCGGAATCCGGCGTGGTCATGCAGGTGCCGATCGAGGAGCGCCATGTCGGCAAGGGCACGATCGTCTGGCGCGATCCCGTTTCGGGCACCCGCTATGAGACGCCGGTCACCGGCGGCCATGCCAAGCTGCAATGGAAGCCCGACTGGGCCATGCGCTGGACCGCGCTCGGCATCGATTATGAAATGGCCGGCAAGGACCTGATCGATTCCGTCACGCAGTCGAGCAAGATCTGCCGGGCGCTCGGCGGCACGCCGCCGGAGGGCTTCAACTACGAACTGTTCCTCGACGAGAACGGCCAGAAGATCTCCAAGTCCAAGGGCAATGGCCTGACCATCGAGGATTGGCTCGCCTATGCCTCGCCGGAGAGCCTGTCGCTGTTCATGTATCAGCAGCCGAAGAGCGCCAAGCGGCTGTTCTTCGACGTCATTCCGCGCAATGCCGACGACTATCTGACCTTTGTCGAGAAATACCCGGCGCAGGACGACAAGACGCGCCTGTTGAACCCGGCCTGGCACATCCACTCCGGCAATCCGCCCAGGGTCGACGTGCCGATCTCGTTCTCCATGCTGATGAACCTGGTTTCGGTGTCGAACGCCCACGAGCCGCAGGTGCTGTGGGGCTTCATCCGCCGCTATGCGCCGGATGCGAGCCCCGAGAAGAACCCGAAGCTCGACGAGCTCGCTGGTTATGCCGTGCGCTATTTCCACGACTTCGTGAAGCCAACCAAGGTCTACAAGGAGGCCGACGCGGTCGAACGCGGGGCGCTGCAGGCCCTGTCGGCCGCGCTCGCCGCACTGCCGGTCGACGTCAGCCCGGAGGATGTCCAGGCAACGGCCTATGATGTCGGCCGGGCCATCCCGCGTTACCAGGACCTCAAGGCCAAGGGCGCGACGCCGGAAAAGCCCGGCGTGTCGTCGGAATGGTTCGCGACCATCTACAAGGTGCTGCTCGGCCAGGAGCGCGGCCCGCGCTTCGGCTCGTTCGCCGTGCTCTACGGCATAACCGAGACGCGCGCGCTGATCGCCAAGGCGCTGGCCGGCGAATTCGTCAAAGGCTGA
- a CDS encoding transporter substrate-binding domain-containing protein, giving the protein MTLQAVLALAMITALACGPARAQQAPIPSPRPPDAAPQVIIPSYWDPRRRSERVDMTRVPQIRFLTEDDYPPFNFAGPEGQPIGFNVDLARALCEELKVPCTIQVRRWDTLLESLDRNGGDAIIAAQAITPEIRRRYEVSDRYLETPARFVMRRDTALADATPEALAGRSIAVVTGTAHEAYVQAFFRGSAIRRYPTLVEARKALSGRDVDVLFGDGVSHAFWLNGQASADCCRFLGQAFTENRYFGEGLAVVMRRGNDPLRIAINHALQRLWEKGIYTDLYLKAFPVGIY; this is encoded by the coding sequence ATGACGCTCCAGGCCGTTCTTGCCCTCGCGATGATCACGGCACTCGCCTGCGGGCCCGCGCGCGCGCAGCAGGCGCCGATTCCGAGCCCGCGTCCGCCGGATGCCGCGCCGCAAGTGATCATCCCGAGCTATTGGGATCCGCGCCGGCGCAGCGAGCGGGTCGACATGACGCGCGTGCCGCAAATCCGCTTCCTGACCGAAGACGATTATCCGCCATTCAATTTCGCCGGGCCCGAAGGCCAGCCGATCGGCTTCAATGTCGACCTCGCCCGGGCGCTCTGCGAAGAACTGAAAGTGCCCTGCACGATCCAGGTCCGGCGCTGGGACACACTTTTGGAAAGCCTCGACCGCAATGGCGGCGATGCCATCATCGCAGCCCAGGCGATCACCCCGGAGATCCGCCGGCGCTACGAGGTGTCCGACCGCTATCTGGAGACGCCGGCCCGCTTCGTCATGCGCCGGGACACCGCACTCGCCGACGCGACCCCCGAAGCGCTTGCCGGCCGCTCCATCGCGGTTGTCACCGGCACGGCCCATGAGGCCTATGTCCAGGCCTTCTTCCGCGGTTCGGCGATCCGCCGCTATCCGACGCTTGTCGAGGCGCGCAAGGCGCTGAGCGGCCGCGACGTCGATGTCTTGTTCGGCGATGGCGTCAGCCATGCCTTCTGGCTGAACGGCCAGGCATCGGCCGACTGCTGCCGCTTCCTCGGCCAGGCCTTCACCGAGAACCGCTATTTCGGCGAGGGCCTCGCCGTCGTCATGCGGCGCGGCAACGATCCGCTCAGGATCGCCATCAACCATGCGCTGCAGCGGCTCTGGGAAAAGGGCATCTATACCGACCTCTATCTGAAGGCCTTTCCGGTCGGGATCTACTAG
- a CDS encoding PaaI family thioesterase, with protein sequence MEDRAHPGPADGPGRLSGFQKLIGWKVKVWEDGHAVITCEIRQDFMNRSGILHGGLIATLLDSVAGHAAFGAPPADPSQPRQGGVTLSFTINYLGTAKEGELTVTGRRTGGGKSIIFARAEVVDAAGQLIAEATGTFKRMKPKP encoded by the coding sequence ATGGAGGATCGCGCCCATCCCGGACCGGCCGACGGCCCCGGTCGCCTCAGCGGCTTTCAGAAGCTGATCGGCTGGAAGGTCAAGGTCTGGGAAGACGGCCATGCGGTGATCACCTGCGAGATCCGGCAGGACTTCATGAACCGAAGCGGCATTCTGCATGGCGGGCTGATCGCCACCTTGCTCGATTCGGTTGCCGGGCACGCCGCTTTCGGCGCGCCGCCGGCCGATCCGAGCCAGCCGCGGCAGGGCGGCGTCACCTTGTCCTTCACCATCAATTATCTCGGCACGGCAAAAGAGGGCGAGCTGACGGTGACCGGCCGGCGCACCGGCGGCGGCAAAAGCATCATCTTCGCCCGTGCCGAAGTCGTCGATGCGGCGGGGCAGCTGATTGCCGAGGCGACCGGTACGTTCAAGCGGATGAAGCCCAAGCCGTGA
- a CDS encoding PhzF family phenazine biosynthesis protein, with protein sequence MPAYTMYQVDAFASRIFAGNPAAVLVLDDWLAVETMQAIAEENNLAETAFARPSGKGWDLRWFTPTTEVNFCGHATLATAHVLATELNIPGDFAFATRVGELRVARQDGAYVMDLPCLPPEPIGDEPTALTAIFGDRRRATFRNFENLFVELEDEAALRAFVPDLMTIATLVPPGLVITAKAETHDFVSRYFVPAEGIPEDPVTGSIHATLVPYWAGKLGKTRLSALQCSKRGGHLLCELAGDRVLLTGQAVTFMTATIHLPD encoded by the coding sequence ATGCCGGCTTACACGATGTACCAGGTGGACGCCTTTGCCTCGCGCATTTTCGCCGGCAACCCGGCCGCCGTGCTGGTCCTCGACGACTGGCTGGCGGTCGAGACGATGCAGGCGATCGCCGAGGAGAACAACCTTGCCGAGACGGCCTTCGCGCGGCCAAGCGGCAAGGGCTGGGACCTGCGCTGGTTCACGCCGACGACGGAGGTGAATTTTTGCGGCCACGCGACGCTCGCGACCGCCCATGTGCTGGCGACCGAGCTGAACATCCCGGGCGATTTCGCCTTTGCCACCAGGGTCGGCGAATTGCGCGTGGCGCGCCAGGACGGCGCCTATGTGATGGACCTGCCCTGCCTGCCGCCCGAGCCGATCGGCGACGAGCCGACGGCACTCACCGCGATCTTCGGCGACCGGCGGCGGGCGACCTTTCGCAATTTCGAGAACCTGTTCGTCGAGCTTGAGGACGAGGCGGCCCTGCGCGCTTTCGTGCCGGATCTGATGACGATCGCGACGCTGGTTCCGCCCGGACTGGTGATCACGGCCAAGGCGGAAACGCATGATTTCGTGTCGCGTTATTTCGTGCCGGCCGAAGGCATTCCCGAAGATCCGGTGACCGGTTCGATCCACGCGACGCTGGTGCCCTATTGGGCCGGCAAGCTTGGAAAGACCCGGCTTTCAGCCCTGCAATGCTCGAAACGCGGCGGCCATCTCCTGTGCGAGCTGGCCGGCGACCGCGTGCTGCTGACCGGCCAGGCGGTGACCTTCATGACCGCCACGATCCATTTGCCGGACTGA
- a CDS encoding 3-hydroxyacyl-CoA dehydrogenase, producing MPEFAKVGVVGVGAMGGGIVQMAAQAGAEVVLFDARPGGAKAAVEKLGATWDGLAAKGRMTAEAVAAAKARLTPAASIADLARCDLVIEAIVEDLEVKRKTFVELETVVRHDCVLATNTSSLSVTAIAAACARPERVAGYHFFNPVPLMKVVEVIDGARTAAGISGRLAAFAREYGHRPIACIDSPGFVVNHAGRGFGTEALQIVVGEGAAAYADVDRALRDQVGFRLGPFELLDLTGLDVSQPVGESMFRQFYGEARFRPSWLLKQRLDAGLLGRKAGHGFYAHGPEGQEKPPEQAIPRADPRPVWVVAVESAWRDEIVAIVQAAGWPVASGPQPPDDALIVVAPLGHDATAAAEGLQVPATRLVAIDALFGLAKRRVIMAAPGADTGFVEAAHALFAADGTPVTRIRDSAGFIAQRVVATIVNIASDMAQQRIASPADIDDAVRLGLGYPQGPLALGDAVGPERIAAILAALNGLSGDLRYRASPWLRRRAGLGLSLATPEP from the coding sequence ATGCCGGAATTTGCGAAAGTGGGTGTCGTCGGGGTCGGCGCCATGGGTGGCGGCATCGTTCAGATGGCGGCCCAGGCTGGCGCCGAGGTGGTGCTGTTCGACGCCCGGCCGGGCGGGGCAAAAGCTGCCGTCGAGAAGCTCGGCGCGACCTGGGACGGACTGGCGGCCAAGGGCCGCATGACCGCCGAGGCCGTGGCCGCAGCCAAGGCCAGGCTGACGCCGGCGGCCTCGATCGCCGATCTCGCGCGTTGCGACCTGGTCATCGAGGCGATCGTCGAAGACCTCGAGGTCAAGCGGAAGACCTTCGTCGAGCTGGAGACCGTGGTGCGCCACGATTGCGTGCTGGCCACCAACACCTCGTCGCTGTCGGTGACCGCCATCGCGGCCGCCTGCGCCCGCCCCGAACGGGTCGCCGGCTATCATTTCTTCAATCCCGTGCCGCTGATGAAAGTCGTCGAGGTGATCGACGGTGCACGCACGGCAGCCGGCATTTCCGGCCGGCTCGCAGCCTTCGCCCGAGAATATGGCCACCGTCCCATCGCCTGCATCGATTCGCCCGGTTTCGTGGTCAATCATGCCGGGCGCGGCTTCGGCACCGAGGCGCTCCAGATCGTCGTCGGCGAGGGTGCCGCCGCCTATGCCGACGTCGACCGCGCCTTGCGCGACCAGGTCGGTTTCCGGCTCGGGCCATTCGAGCTCCTGGACCTGACCGGCCTCGACGTGTCGCAGCCGGTCGGCGAGAGCATGTTCCGGCAGTTCTACGGCGAAGCGCGGTTCCGGCCGTCCTGGCTGCTGAAACAGCGCCTGGACGCGGGCCTGCTTGGCCGCAAGGCCGGTCACGGCTTTTATGCCCATGGCCCCGAGGGCCAGGAAAAGCCGCCGGAACAGGCGATTCCCCGAGCCGATCCGCGGCCGGTCTGGGTGGTGGCGGTGGAGTCGGCCTGGCGTGACGAGATCGTTGCCATAGTCCAGGCCGCCGGCTGGCCGGTGGCGAGCGGTCCGCAGCCGCCGGATGATGCCTTGATCGTGGTCGCGCCGCTCGGCCATGACGCGACCGCCGCGGCCGAGGGACTGCAGGTGCCCGCCACCCGGCTGGTGGCCATCGACGCGCTGTTCGGACTTGCCAAGCGGCGGGTGATCATGGCCGCGCCCGGCGCCGATACGGGCTTTGTCGAAGCCGCCCATGCCCTGTTCGCGGCCGACGGAACCCCGGTCACCCGCATCCGCGATTCCGCTGGCTTCATTGCCCAGCGGGTGGTCGCCACCATCGTCAACATTGCCTCCGACATGGCCCAGCAGCGCATCGCCAGCCCCGCCGACATCGACGACGCCGTGCGGCTCGGCCTCGGCTATCCGCAAGGCCCCCTGGCGCTCGGCGACGCGGTCGGGCCCGAGCGTATCGCCGCGATCCTCGCGGCCCTGAACGGCCTGTCGGGCGATCTGCGCTACCGGGCGAGCCCCTGGCTGCGCCGGCGCGCCGGGCTCGGCCTCAGCCTGGCGACGCCCGAGCCGTGA
- a CDS encoding SRPBCC family protein: MASIRRDILIEAGPDHVWAAVRDYGQVHTRLAPGFVTGTTLEGDLRVVTFASGLMLRELIVDVDDQARRLAWAAIEGRATHHNGSLQVFAEDSGASRLVWITDILPHELAPPIGAIMAEGMVVMKRTLEQSARQAA; encoded by the coding sequence ATGGCGTCGATCCGCAGGGATATTCTGATTGAAGCCGGCCCGGACCATGTCTGGGCGGCGGTCCGCGACTATGGCCAGGTTCACACCAGGCTGGCGCCGGGCTTTGTCACCGGCACGACGCTGGAGGGCGATCTGAGGGTGGTCACCTTCGCCAGCGGCCTGATGCTGCGCGAGCTGATCGTCGATGTCGACGATCAGGCGCGCCGTCTCGCCTGGGCGGCGATCGAAGGTCGGGCGACCCATCACAACGGCTCGCTGCAGGTCTTCGCCGAGGACAGCGGCGCCAGCCGGCTCGTCTGGATCACCGATATCCTGCCGCATGAGCTGGCGCCGCCGATCGGCGCCATCATGGCCGAGGGCATGGTGGTCATGAAACGGACGCTGGAGCAGAGCGCCCGCCAGGCCGCCTGA
- a CDS encoding helix-turn-helix transcriptional regulator translates to MTAMTLCDCASMFVMDYRCTAGPDDRPFTEVHDRFSLSYVRRGSFAVASRGQSFDLVAGSIFVGHPGDEYVCRHDHHVCGDECLSFQPSAELVDAIGPRADLWRIGVLPPLPALTVIGELGQAAADGRSDVGVDEVGHLLAARFIDVASGHKRKPATAVERDRRRAVEAAFWIDTYSHRPIGLEDAASQAGLSPFHFLRLFTRTLGVTPHQYLVQSRLRHAARLLADDERSITDIAYDVGFGDLSNFVRTFHRAAGVSPGGFRKAAKGDRKIFQERLGAFALA, encoded by the coding sequence ATGACGGCCATGACGCTCTGTGATTGCGCTTCGATGTTCGTGATGGACTACCGCTGCACCGCGGGTCCCGACGACCGGCCGTTCACCGAGGTTCATGACCGGTTCTCGCTGTCCTATGTCCGCCGCGGCAGTTTCGCCGTGGCGAGCCGCGGCCAGTCGTTCGACCTGGTGGCCGGCTCGATCTTTGTCGGCCATCCCGGCGACGAATATGTCTGCCGCCATGACCATCACGTCTGTGGCGACGAATGCCTGTCGTTTCAGCCTTCGGCCGAACTGGTCGACGCGATCGGCCCGCGCGCCGATCTCTGGCGCATCGGCGTCCTGCCGCCCCTGCCCGCGCTGACCGTCATTGGCGAGCTCGGTCAGGCCGCCGCCGATGGCCGCAGCGATGTCGGTGTCGACGAAGTCGGCCATCTGCTCGCCGCCCGTTTCATCGATGTCGCTTCCGGCCACAAACGCAAGCCGGCCACGGCCGTGGAACGCGACCGCCGTCGCGCGGTCGAGGCGGCGTTCTGGATCGACACCTATTCGCACCGCCCGATCGGGCTCGAGGATGCCGCAAGCCAGGCCGGCCTCAGCCCGTTTCATTTCCTCCGGCTGTTCACCCGGACGCTCGGCGTGACGCCGCATCAATATCTCGTCCAGTCGCGGCTGCGCCACGCGGCACGGCTGCTGGCCGATGACGAACGCTCGATCACCGATATCGCCTATGATGTCGGCTTCGGCGACCTGTCGAATTTCGTCCGCACCTTCCATCGGGCCGCTGGCGTCTCGCCGGGCGGATTCCGCAAGGCGGCGAAGGGCGATCGCAAGATATTCCAAGAACGCCTGGGGGCCTTCGCCCTAGCCTGA
- a CDS encoding VOC family protein: MYDHFGLRVGDMDASVRFYDAVLSPLGHVAGPREETYAGFGPADAPAFWLHPEKNRTGSGCHIAFRAPSRAAVDGFHAAGLKAGAKDNGAPGIRADYGPTYYAAFLIDPDGNNVEAVCTK, from the coding sequence ATGTACGATCATTTCGGTTTGCGGGTTGGCGATATGGACGCGAGCGTCCGTTTCTACGACGCCGTGCTGTCGCCGCTCGGTCACGTCGCCGGGCCGCGTGAGGAAACCTATGCCGGTTTCGGACCGGCTGACGCGCCGGCCTTCTGGCTGCATCCGGAAAAGAACCGGACCGGCTCCGGTTGCCACATCGCCTTCCGGGCGCCGAGCCGTGCCGCGGTCGACGGCTTCCATGCCGCCGGGCTGAAGGCCGGGGCCAAGGACAATGGCGCGCCCGGCATCCGCGCCGATTATGGCCCGACCTATTACGCAGCCTTCCTGATCGACCCCGACGGCAACAATGTCGAAGCGGTCTGCACGAAATAG
- a CDS encoding methylated-DNA--[protein]-cysteine S-methyltransferase produces MTEPGYTLFETAIGLCAIAWGEAGIIGAQLPEGDAARSRARLARRFPDAREAPPPPAVSRAIAEIVALIAGEPRDLHAIQLDMAGVPDFHQKVYQVARAILPGETLTYGEVAKRIGEPGASQAVGQALGKNPFPIIIPCHRVLAAGGKTGGFSANGGVETKFRLLTIERARTSAEPTLFDGDSAFGFAAPPRQKSRSG; encoded by the coding sequence ATGACAGAGCCTGGCTACACACTGTTCGAGACCGCCATCGGCCTCTGCGCCATTGCCTGGGGCGAGGCCGGGATTATCGGCGCGCAACTGCCCGAGGGTGATGCCGCGCGATCGCGCGCACGGCTTGCCCGGCGCTTTCCGGACGCACGTGAAGCGCCGCCGCCACCGGCCGTCAGCCGGGCGATTGCCGAGATCGTCGCGCTGATCGCCGGCGAGCCACGAGACCTTCATGCCATCCAGCTCGACATGGCGGGCGTGCCGGATTTCCACCAGAAGGTCTATCAGGTCGCCCGCGCCATCCTGCCCGGCGAAACCTTGACCTATGGCGAGGTCGCCAAGCGCATCGGCGAGCCGGGAGCCTCCCAGGCGGTTGGCCAGGCGCTCGGCAAGAACCCGTTCCCGATCATCATTCCCTGTCATCGCGTCTTGGCGGCCGGCGGCAAGACCGGCGGCTTCTCGGCCAATGGCGGCGTCGAGACCAAGTTCCGCCTGCTGACCATCGAGCGCGCGCGGACCAGCGCCGAGCCGACCCTGTTCGACGGCGACAGCGCCTTCGGCTTCGCGGCCCCGCCGCGCCAGAAATCGCGGAGCGGCTGA